From a region of the Geothrix sp. 21YS21S-2 genome:
- a CDS encoding AAA family ATPase, translating into MKGAEVCPLCDGRRVILDPDPMKPARPCTCAAPAAAQRAVHGIPGRYREATFESFWEWWKIQNPREKLVGSLAQVNQLLDNAEIRATLSEDLRSKLDLIVHKCGPKAGPDGEMTWRDPRPAQEPWGYRSLFNWARSDRDPSDFWWIDGPPGSGRSTLAAAALKACGERTRGGGLFISVRAFTLELRDTYYDSRSFTNTDFISERDRMAPLLEAPILVLDDFDRMDGDIRVVRAMAQLLDHRYGEQLPTLLTASRWTETLQNGDRDTYPLLRLDDPSLFRRLASAKRVVLRPTLERLLETLNG; encoded by the coding sequence GTGAAAGGTGCCGAAGTCTGCCCCCTCTGCGACGGGCGGCGGGTGATCCTGGATCCGGATCCCATGAAGCCGGCGCGCCCCTGCACGTGCGCGGCCCCGGCCGCGGCCCAGCGCGCGGTGCACGGCATTCCCGGGCGGTACCGCGAGGCCACCTTCGAGTCCTTCTGGGAGTGGTGGAAGATCCAGAACCCGCGCGAGAAGCTCGTGGGCTCGCTGGCGCAGGTGAACCAGCTGCTCGACAACGCCGAGATCCGCGCCACCCTCTCCGAGGACCTGCGCAGCAAGCTCGACCTCATCGTCCACAAGTGCGGGCCCAAGGCCGGCCCCGACGGCGAGATGACCTGGCGCGACCCCAGGCCGGCCCAGGAGCCCTGGGGCTACCGCTCGCTGTTCAACTGGGCGCGCAGCGACCGGGACCCCTCCGACTTCTGGTGGATCGACGGGCCTCCGGGCTCCGGGCGCAGCACCCTGGCCGCGGCGGCCCTCAAGGCCTGCGGCGAGCGCACCCGCGGCGGCGGCCTGTTCATCTCGGTGCGCGCCTTCACGCTGGAGCTGCGCGACACCTACTACGATTCCCGCAGCTTCACCAACACCGACTTCATCAGCGAGCGCGACCGAATGGCGCCGCTGCTTGAGGCGCCCATCCTCGTGCTGGACGACTTCGACCGCATGGACGGCGACATCCGCGTGGTGCGCGCCATGGCCCAGCTCCTGGACCACCGCTACGGGGAGCAGCTCCCCACCCTCCTCACCGCCAGCCGGTGGACCGAGACCCTCCAGAACGGCGACCGGGACACCTACCCGCTGCTGCGCCTCGACGATCCCAGCCTCTTCCGGCGCCTGGCCTCGGCCAAGCGGGTCGTGCTGCGCCCGACCCTGGAGCGGCTGCTGGAAACCCTGAATGGGTAG
- a CDS encoding RNA polymerase sigma factor RpoD/SigA — translation MPQRHLEERSLDKYFDSIRDLPLLTAEEERINGRLWQNDRNPEGLRMLVEGNLRFVVKEARKFQGMGLDLLDLISEGNLGLIEAAKRFDPERENKFLTYASWWVRQAIFHALAEHGSKIRLPQKVAGHLVQLNRITHRLGQDLGRTPTVADIVANSNFSAEEVERLQLLQQTTSTVSTEQGMGESDLTLGDSLEQTIEPSAMDTLDQESFQDQVRLSLGLLNEKERRIIALHFGLDGSDPMTLERIGQSFEPPISRERVRQIEERAFMKIRERRRVLLGQFLKGDRS, via the coding sequence GTGCCCCAACGGCATCTGGAAGAGCGGTCGCTCGACAAGTACTTCGACTCGATCAGGGATCTCCCGCTCCTGACCGCGGAGGAGGAGCGCATCAACGGCAGGCTGTGGCAGAACGACCGCAACCCCGAGGGCCTGCGCATGCTCGTGGAGGGCAACCTCCGCTTCGTCGTCAAGGAGGCGCGCAAGTTCCAGGGCATGGGGCTCGACCTGCTGGACCTCATCTCCGAGGGTAACCTCGGCCTCATCGAGGCCGCCAAGCGCTTCGATCCCGAGCGCGAGAACAAGTTCCTTACCTACGCGTCCTGGTGGGTGCGCCAGGCCATCTTCCACGCGCTGGCCGAGCACGGCAGCAAGATCCGCCTGCCCCAGAAGGTGGCCGGGCACCTGGTGCAGCTCAACCGCATCACCCACCGCCTGGGCCAGGACCTGGGCCGCACGCCCACCGTGGCCGACATCGTCGCCAACAGCAACTTCTCCGCGGAGGAGGTGGAGCGCCTGCAGCTGCTGCAGCAGACCACCTCCACCGTCAGCACCGAGCAGGGCATGGGCGAGTCGGACCTCACCCTGGGCGACAGCCTCGAGCAGACCATCGAGCCCAGCGCCATGGACACCCTGGACCAGGAGTCCTTCCAGGACCAGGTGCGGCTCAGCCTGGGCCTGCTCAACGAGAAGGAGCGCCGCATCATCGCCCTGCACTTCGGCCTGGACGGCTCGGACCCCATGACGCTCGAGCGCATCGGCCAGTCCTTCGAGCCCCCCATCAGCCGCGAGCGGGTGCGCCAGATCGAGGAGCGCGCCTTCATGAAGATCCGCGAGCGCAGGCGCGTCCTCCTCGGGCAGTTCCTGAAGGGAGACCGTTCGTGA
- a CDS encoding helix-turn-helix transcriptional regulator translates to MRRDPKSGSYMIGVVAARYEIHPQTLRLYEREGLLLPSRTEGKTRLYSEDDLERLEFILSLTRDLGVNLAGVEVVLNLRDRMKKMQEEMQNIIEKNESKMKSAGLEPERGPEGISSTGLVKLTHQGLRKR, encoded by the coding sequence ATGAGGCGGGATCCGAAAAGCGGCTCGTACATGATCGGCGTGGTGGCCGCCCGGTATGAAATCCACCCCCAGACCCTGCGCTTATATGAAAGGGAAGGGCTCCTTCTCCCCTCCCGGACGGAGGGCAAGACCCGCCTCTACAGTGAGGACGACCTGGAACGCCTTGAGTTCATCCTTAGTCTTACCAGAGACTTGGGTGTAAATCTGGCCGGCGTCGAGGTGGTCCTGAACCTCCGGGACCGCATGAAAAAAATGCAGGAGGAGATGCAAAACATTATCGAAAAAAATGAATCTAAAATGAAGTCAGCCGGACTTGAACCCGAAAGGGGTCCGGAAGGCATTTCTTCGACAGGCCTGGTCAAACTGACGCACCAAGGCCTGCGCAAGAGGTAA
- the dnaJ gene encoding molecular chaperone DnaJ, with translation MATPDYYKILGVPKGASEEDIKKAYRKLARKFHPDLNPGNKESEARFKELAEANDVLSDPAKRKNYDTYGDPAGPGPQMGGGQGFSFEDGGFAGSFQDLFQGFGKRPPGRRRPGPRAGEDTQHTVRIGFKDAFSGTRLTLNLHRSETCTACQGSGDKVGAPVSTCPTCSGRGYQELGGGFFRSREECPACGGTGKKAPPCETCKGQGRIPRNESVTVAIPAGVEDGTRLRVAGKGEAGRRGGGPGDLYLQVQVEADPRFERRGANLYLDLPISFSESALGAKVEIPTPEGHSTIKIPPGTQGGANLRLKGLGMPIPGASQRGDLFARIKVVTPKIEDERSKELLRELAELNDGSIRADAWR, from the coding sequence ATGGCCACTCCCGACTACTACAAGATTCTTGGCGTCCCCAAGGGCGCCTCCGAGGAGGACATCAAGAAGGCCTACCGGAAGCTCGCGCGCAAGTTCCATCCGGACCTCAACCCCGGCAACAAGGAGTCGGAGGCCCGGTTCAAGGAGCTCGCCGAGGCCAACGACGTCCTGTCCGATCCTGCCAAGCGGAAGAACTACGACACCTACGGCGACCCGGCCGGGCCGGGGCCCCAGATGGGCGGCGGCCAGGGCTTCTCCTTCGAGGACGGCGGATTCGCCGGCAGCTTCCAGGATCTCTTCCAGGGCTTCGGCAAGCGGCCCCCGGGCCGCCGGAGGCCGGGGCCCCGGGCCGGCGAGGACACCCAGCACACCGTCCGCATCGGCTTCAAGGACGCCTTCAGCGGCACCCGCCTCACCCTCAACCTGCACCGCTCCGAGACCTGCACGGCCTGCCAGGGCAGCGGGGACAAGGTGGGCGCGCCGGTGAGCACCTGCCCCACCTGTTCCGGCCGGGGCTACCAGGAGCTGGGCGGCGGCTTCTTCCGCTCGAGGGAGGAGTGCCCGGCCTGCGGCGGAACGGGGAAGAAGGCCCCCCCCTGCGAGACCTGCAAGGGCCAGGGGCGCATCCCCCGGAACGAGTCCGTGACCGTGGCCATCCCCGCGGGGGTGGAGGACGGGACCCGGCTGCGGGTGGCCGGCAAGGGCGAGGCCGGACGGCGCGGCGGCGGCCCCGGGGACCTCTACCTGCAGGTGCAGGTGGAAGCGGACCCGCGCTTCGAGCGCCGGGGGGCGAACCTCTATCTGGATCTCCCCATCAGTTTTTCCGAGAGCGCCCTGGGGGCCAAGGTGGAGATCCCCACCCCCGAGGGCCACTCCACCATCAAGATCCCGCCGGGCACCCAGGGCGGCGCCAACCTCCGCCTCAAGGGGCTGGGCATGCCCATCCCCGGAGCCTCCCAGCGGGGGGATCTCTTCGCCCGCATCAAGGTGGTGACGCCGAAGATCGAGGACGAGCGGTCCAAGGAACTGCTCCGGGAACTTGCGGAACTCAACGACGGATCCATCCGTGCGGACGCGTGGAGGTGA
- the dnaK gene encoding molecular chaperone DnaK translates to MGKIIGIDLGTTNSCVAVMEGGQPKVIPNAEGSDTTPSVVGFNPKTSERLVGAAAKRQAVAQPKNTVSSIKRFMGLPFADSSKEQHLVPYLVERGEKGGCNVNIMGKHYTPEEISAMVLTKMKESAEAYLGEKVTQAVITVPAYFNDAQRQATKDAGAIAGLEVMRIINEPTAAALAYGLDKKKDGTIAVFDFGGGTFDISILEVSEGVVEVKSTNGDTHLGGDNVDQLIIDWLIEEFQKAEGIDLRKQAESLQRLKEAAEKAKCELSTTTQTDISLPYITADASGPKHISQTLTRSRFEAMLEPILKQLRVPCENAVKDAKLSHHEIDEVVLVGGSTRTPKVQELVKSIFGREPNKSVNPDEVVAVGAAVQGGVLAGDVKGVLLLDVTPLSLGINANGGQMSVIIPRNTTIPTKRSEIYTTAVDNQPGVDIEVFQGERPLVEGNKLLGNFHLGGLPPAPRGMPQIEVVFDIDANGIVHVTAKDKGTGKDASITLTGSTGLSKEEIDAKVKDAEAHKAEDEDRKKLLEDKNHLDQTIYQVEKLIKENGEKLPEGDRKDAEAAIAEGKEALASLDKDRIAKALENLNAKSHKLAESIYKDAQPPQDPGAAAPGGDPKKKEDDVIDAEVVN, encoded by the coding sequence ATGGGAAAGATCATCGGCATCGACCTCGGCACCACCAACAGCTGCGTCGCAGTCATGGAGGGTGGCCAGCCAAAGGTCATTCCCAACGCGGAAGGCTCGGACACCACCCCCAGCGTGGTGGGCTTCAACCCCAAGACCAGCGAGCGCCTGGTCGGCGCGGCCGCCAAGCGGCAGGCCGTGGCCCAGCCCAAGAACACGGTCTCCTCCATCAAGCGGTTCATGGGGCTCCCCTTCGCCGATTCCTCCAAGGAACAGCACCTGGTGCCCTACCTGGTCGAGCGCGGCGAGAAGGGCGGCTGCAACGTCAACATCATGGGCAAGCACTACACCCCTGAAGAAATCAGCGCCATGGTGCTCACCAAGATGAAGGAGAGCGCCGAGGCCTACCTGGGCGAGAAGGTGACCCAGGCCGTCATCACGGTCCCGGCCTACTTCAACGACGCCCAGCGCCAGGCCACCAAGGACGCCGGGGCCATCGCGGGCCTGGAGGTGATGCGCATCATCAACGAGCCCACCGCCGCGGCCCTGGCCTACGGCCTGGACAAGAAGAAGGACGGGACCATCGCGGTGTTCGACTTCGGCGGCGGCACCTTCGACATCTCGATCCTGGAGGTGTCCGAGGGCGTGGTCGAGGTGAAGTCCACCAACGGCGACACCCACCTGGGCGGCGACAACGTGGACCAGCTGATCATCGACTGGCTCATCGAGGAGTTCCAGAAGGCCGAGGGCATCGACCTGCGCAAGCAGGCGGAATCCCTGCAGCGCCTGAAGGAGGCCGCCGAAAAGGCCAAGTGCGAGCTCTCCACCACCACCCAGACCGACATCAGCCTGCCCTACATCACGGCGGACGCCAGCGGTCCCAAGCACATCAGCCAGACCCTCACCCGCAGCCGCTTCGAGGCCATGCTCGAGCCGATCCTCAAGCAGCTTCGCGTCCCCTGCGAGAACGCGGTGAAGGACGCCAAGCTCAGCCACCACGAGATCGACGAGGTCGTCCTGGTGGGCGGCTCCACCCGCACCCCCAAGGTGCAGGAGCTGGTGAAGTCCATCTTCGGCCGCGAGCCCAACAAGAGCGTGAACCCTGACGAAGTGGTGGCCGTGGGCGCCGCGGTGCAGGGCGGCGTGCTCGCCGGCGACGTGAAGGGCGTGCTGCTCCTGGACGTGACGCCGCTCTCCCTGGGCATCAACGCCAACGGCGGGCAGATGAGCGTCATCATCCCCCGCAACACCACCATTCCCACCAAGCGGTCCGAGATCTACACCACCGCCGTGGACAACCAGCCCGGCGTGGACATCGAGGTGTTCCAGGGCGAACGCCCGCTCGTCGAGGGCAACAAGCTCCTGGGCAACTTCCACCTGGGCGGCCTGCCCCCCGCGCCCCGCGGCATGCCCCAGATCGAGGTGGTCTTCGACATCGACGCCAACGGCATCGTGCACGTGACGGCCAAGGACAAGGGCACCGGCAAGGACGCCAGCATCACCCTCACCGGCTCCACGGGCCTGTCCAAGGAGGAGATCGACGCCAAGGTCAAGGACGCCGAGGCCCACAAGGCCGAGGACGAGGACCGCAAGAAGCTCCTGGAGGACAAGAACCACCTGGACCAGACCATCTACCAGGTGGAGAAGCTCATCAAGGAGAACGGCGAGAAGCTCCCCGAGGGCGACCGCAAGGACGCCGAGGCCGCCATCGCCGAAGGCAAGGAGGCCCTGGCCAGCCTGGACAAGGACCGCATCGCCAAGGCCCTGGAGAACCTCAACGCCAAGAGCCACAAGCTGGCCGAGAGCATCTACAAGGATGCCCAGCCCCCGCAGGATCCCGGCGCGGCGGCCCCCGGCGGGGACCCCAAGAAGAAGGAGGACGACGTCATCGACGCCGAAGTCGTGAACTAG
- a CDS encoding DNA gyrase inhibitor YacG, with product MLVRPCPQCRKPVPWETTPTRPFCSERCRTRDLGAWGSEAYRVPVDPALEDGEGWSEETPTS from the coding sequence ATGCTCGTGCGCCCCTGCCCCCAATGCCGCAAACCCGTCCCCTGGGAGACGACCCCCACCCGGCCCTTCTGCTCCGAACGCTGTCGCACCCGGGACCTGGGAGCGTGGGGCTCCGAGGCCTACCGGGTGCCGGTGGATCCCGCCCTGGAGGACGGGGAGGGCTGGTCCGAGGAGACGCCTACTTCGTAG
- the trmD gene encoding tRNA (guanosine(37)-N1)-methyltransferase TrmD, producing MRFDALTLLPEFFDLALTGVTGRAFRDLGHVLATHSYRPFAGNAFGHVDAPPFGGGPGMVLRPDVVRDALASLPREPRRRVIHFSPAAPPLDQAKVLELAALDQVVLVCTRFEGLDQRAVDLYIDEEMSVGEAVLSGGELPALFLIDAVCRWLPGVLGNSASADADSFAGGLLDHTHYTRPAEFEGLPVPAVLQGGNHEAIRLHRLREAMARTKRLRPDLWEAFRARIPALPRADQWCAWQAEHPEDWDRPRPKGWKSAGNPGSFR from the coding sequence ATGCGCTTCGACGCCCTGACCCTTCTCCCCGAGTTCTTCGATCTGGCCCTCACGGGGGTCACGGGCCGGGCCTTCCGGGACCTGGGGCACGTGCTGGCCACCCACTCCTACCGCCCCTTCGCGGGCAACGCCTTCGGCCACGTGGACGCCCCGCCCTTCGGGGGCGGGCCGGGCATGGTGCTCCGGCCCGACGTGGTCCGGGACGCCCTGGCCTCGCTGCCCCGGGAACCCCGGCGCCGGGTCATCCACTTCAGCCCCGCCGCCCCGCCCCTGGACCAGGCCAAGGTCCTGGAACTGGCCGCCCTGGACCAGGTCGTGCTGGTCTGCACGCGCTTCGAGGGCCTGGACCAGCGGGCCGTGGACCTCTACATCGACGAGGAGATGAGCGTCGGGGAGGCCGTGCTCTCCGGGGGCGAGCTCCCGGCCCTCTTCCTCATCGACGCGGTGTGCCGCTGGCTCCCCGGGGTCCTGGGCAACAGCGCCTCGGCCGACGCCGACAGCTTCGCCGGGGGCCTGCTGGACCACACCCACTACACCCGCCCCGCGGAGTTCGAGGGCCTCCCGGTCCCCGCCGTGCTCCAGGGCGGCAACCACGAGGCCATCCGCCTCCACCGCCTCCGGGAGGCCATGGCCCGCACGAAGCGCCTGCGCCCGGACCTGTGGGAGGCCTTCCGGGCCCGCATCCCGGCCCTGCCCCGGGCGGACCAATGGTGCGCCTGGCAGGCCGAGCACCCCGAGGACTGGGACCGGCCCCGGCCCAAAGGCTGGAAAAGCGCTGGAAATCCGGGCTCATTCCGGTAA
- the rplS gene encoding 50S ribosomal protein L19 encodes MTNIMDRLEAGMLRSDLPKIAPGDTVKVHVKVKEGEKERIQIYQGVVISIKGGGMRTSFTVRKISAGIGVERVFPLHSPSIDKLEVLRSGKVRRAKLYFLRDKLGKAGRLKERRRELVTE; translated from the coding sequence ATGACCAACATTATGGACCGCCTCGAAGCTGGCATGCTTCGTTCCGACCTCCCCAAGATCGCCCCCGGCGACACCGTCAAGGTGCACGTGAAGGTGAAGGAAGGCGAGAAGGAACGCATCCAGATCTACCAGGGCGTGGTGATCAGCATCAAGGGCGGCGGCATGCGCACCTCCTTCACCGTCCGGAAGATCTCGGCCGGCATCGGGGTCGAGCGGGTCTTCCCCCTCCACAGCCCCTCGATCGACAAGCTGGAAGTGCTCCGCAGCGGCAAGGTCCGCCGCGCCAAGCTCTACTTCCTGCGCGACAAGCTCGGCAAGGCCGGCCGCCTCAAGGAGCGCCGCCGGGAGCTCGTCACCGAGTAG
- a CDS encoding DUF1800 family protein: protein MAAAFLLACGGGSHPTLAPPKDPPATPAEARRFLTQATFGPSDADVALLTTLGYAGWVDHQLAQPATDTFVAHMDARQAQFDAYNSGRTTGLLSLGPNQFYEHFYGQAVNAGDPLRHRVAFALSQIMVVSMQDAKVAGHPRSAASYYDTLRAGAFGSFRRLLEDVTLHPAMGFYLSSFNNRQEDLTRGRLPDENFAREVMQLFTIGLYQLNADGTLKTDAQGAPIPTYSHDDVAGLAKAFTGWGWYAANPTSTTFWKMEGPASETTAMGLYPAYHSVSAKSFLGTTIAASSTPDPAGDLKVALDTLAGHPNVGPFLATRLIQQLVTSNPSPAYVGRVAAAFNDNGKGVRGDLKAVVRALLLDPEARTASSDPGYGKLKEPVLRLTAWMRAFGASSQSGTWLMPGLDSSSTSLGQSPLNAPSVFNFWRPGFVPPHGELGAAGLLAPEFQTVDEVSVAGYLNFLLNLVSNGIGGGTGTLPPTTGADITAAYAAELPLAETPSALVARVADVLTCSAMSATLRDQITAAVAARKLPTTGVQADLDKARLDRVKIAVFLTLASPEFLHQR from the coding sequence ATGGCGGCCGCTTTCCTGCTGGCGTGCGGCGGCGGCAGCCACCCCACCCTGGCCCCGCCCAAGGATCCCCCCGCGACGCCCGCCGAGGCCCGGCGCTTCCTCACCCAGGCCACCTTCGGTCCCTCGGACGCGGACGTGGCCCTGCTGACCACCCTGGGCTACGCCGGCTGGGTGGACCACCAGCTGGCCCAGCCGGCCACCGATACCTTCGTGGCCCACATGGACGCCCGCCAGGCCCAGTTCGACGCCTACAACTCGGGCAGGACCACCGGGCTCCTCAGTCTCGGTCCCAACCAGTTCTATGAGCATTTCTACGGGCAGGCGGTCAACGCCGGGGACCCCCTGCGGCACCGGGTGGCCTTCGCACTGAGCCAGATCATGGTGGTGTCCATGCAGGACGCCAAGGTCGCCGGCCATCCCCGCAGCGCGGCCTCCTACTACGACACGCTCCGGGCCGGCGCCTTCGGCAGCTTCCGCAGGCTCCTGGAGGACGTCACCCTCCATCCGGCCATGGGGTTCTACCTCTCCTCCTTCAACAACCGACAGGAGGACCTCACCCGCGGGCGCCTGCCGGACGAGAACTTCGCCCGGGAGGTCATGCAGCTCTTCACCATCGGCCTCTACCAGCTCAACGCCGACGGCACCCTGAAGACCGACGCCCAGGGCGCCCCCATCCCCACCTACAGCCATGACGACGTGGCGGGCCTGGCCAAGGCGTTCACGGGCTGGGGCTGGTACGCCGCCAATCCCACCAGCACCACCTTCTGGAAGATGGAGGGCCCCGCCAGCGAGACCACGGCCATGGGCCTCTACCCCGCCTACCACTCCGTGAGCGCCAAGAGCTTCCTGGGCACCACCATCGCCGCCTCCTCCACGCCGGACCCCGCGGGGGATCTCAAGGTGGCCCTGGACACCCTCGCCGGCCACCCCAACGTCGGGCCCTTCCTCGCCACGCGGCTCATCCAGCAGCTGGTGACCAGCAACCCCTCCCCGGCCTACGTGGGCCGGGTGGCCGCGGCGTTCAACGACAACGGCAAGGGGGTGCGCGGGGACCTGAAGGCGGTGGTGCGGGCCCTCCTGCTGGACCCCGAGGCCCGCACGGCCTCCTCCGACCCGGGCTACGGGAAGCTGAAGGAGCCCGTGCTGCGGCTCACGGCCTGGATGAGGGCCTTCGGCGCCTCCTCCCAGTCCGGCACCTGGCTCATGCCCGGACTGGACTCCAGCTCCACCAGCCTCGGCCAGTCGCCGCTCAATGCGCCGTCCGTCTTCAACTTCTGGCGCCCCGGCTTCGTGCCCCCCCACGGCGAGCTGGGAGCCGCGGGGCTGCTGGCCCCGGAGTTCCAGACCGTGGACGAGGTCTCGGTGGCGGGCTACCTGAACTTCCTCCTGAACCTCGTCTCCAACGGCATCGGCGGCGGCACCGGCACCCTGCCCCCCACCACCGGCGCCGACATCACCGCGGCCTACGCCGCGGAACTCCCGCTGGCGGAAACCCCCTCGGCCCTGGTGGCGCGGGTGGCCGACGTCCTCACCTGCTCGGCCATGTCGGCCACGCTGCGCGACCAGATCACCGCGGCCGTCGCGGCCCGCAAGCTGCCCACCACGGGCGTCCAGGCCGACCTGGACAAGGCCCGTCTGGACCGGGTGAAGATCGCCGTGTTCCTGACCCTCGCCTCCCCCGAATTCCTGCACCAGCGCTGA
- a CDS encoding DUF1501 domain-containing protein, translating to MPSSRRDFLRLSAALGLGPALHPFGLRLASLGALAAPTDYKALVCIFLLGGNDSANMVMATDADSWGRYQASRNVGGASSIALAEPGAPAVAGALGSQGASALGGVLPIVPRTDNGWPAGTTGTGVRTFALHPLMTNVQGLFAQGKAAVVANLGTLVQPVTRAQYKAGTATLPRSLYSHNDQQSTWQTGAGEGARLGWGGLLADTFASANANGVFTAISVSGNAVLLSGRTTLAYQSSASGPIAISGTRQGSLFGSSAAPGTLQSIITSPTPSIPSHFQADHAAVVSRSATAQQQLANALLAITAAPAPPRVTDPRTGASVVNPVATGLQTIANLIAAGQVLGMKRQVFFLGVGGHDTHMDENASHPRLMLNLDAGLGYFMQSLASLNGADLSGSVTAFTMSDFGRTFTSNGSGTDHGWGAHHLVVGGAVKGGDLYGRFPTVGPDLGAFVNPDSPFSGVWIPTTAVDQYAATLGSWLGVGASDLAAIFPNLANFGTGGNPLLGFL from the coding sequence ATGCCCTCATCCCGTCGCGACTTCCTCCGCCTTTCCGCGGCCCTGGGCCTGGGTCCTGCCCTGCACCCCTTCGGCCTGCGCCTGGCCTCCCTGGGCGCCCTGGCCGCGCCCACGGACTACAAGGCCCTGGTGTGCATCTTCCTGCTGGGCGGCAACGACTCCGCCAACATGGTCATGGCCACCGACGCCGATTCCTGGGGCCGCTACCAGGCCTCCCGGAACGTGGGCGGCGCGTCCTCCATCGCCCTGGCCGAGCCGGGCGCCCCGGCCGTGGCGGGGGCCCTGGGGTCCCAGGGGGCCTCGGCCCTGGGCGGCGTGCTGCCCATCGTGCCCCGCACCGACAACGGGTGGCCCGCGGGCACCACCGGCACCGGGGTGCGCACCTTCGCCCTCCACCCGCTCATGACCAACGTCCAGGGCCTCTTCGCCCAGGGCAAGGCCGCCGTGGTGGCCAACCTGGGCACCCTGGTCCAGCCCGTCACCCGCGCCCAGTACAAGGCCGGCACCGCCACCCTGCCCAGGAGCCTCTACTCCCACAACGACCAGCAGTCCACGTGGCAGACCGGAGCGGGGGAGGGGGCCCGCCTGGGCTGGGGCGGCCTCCTGGCCGACACGTTCGCCTCCGCCAACGCCAATGGGGTGTTCACCGCCATATCGGTGTCGGGGAACGCCGTGTTGCTCTCCGGGCGCACCACCCTCGCCTACCAGTCCTCCGCCTCGGGTCCCATCGCCATCAGCGGCACCCGGCAGGGCAGCCTCTTCGGAAGCTCCGCCGCCCCCGGCACCCTCCAGTCGATCATCACGTCCCCCACGCCGTCGATCCCATCCCACTTCCAGGCCGACCACGCCGCGGTGGTGAGCCGCTCGGCAACGGCCCAGCAGCAGCTGGCCAACGCCCTCCTGGCGATCACCGCCGCCCCCGCTCCCCCCAGGGTCACCGACCCCCGCACGGGAGCCAGCGTCGTCAATCCCGTGGCCACCGGCCTCCAGACCATCGCCAACCTCATCGCCGCCGGGCAGGTGCTGGGCATGAAGCGCCAGGTGTTCTTCCTGGGCGTGGGCGGCCACGACACCCACATGGACGAGAATGCGAGCCACCCCAGGCTCATGCTCAACCTGGACGCGGGGCTGGGCTACTTCATGCAGAGCCTGGCCTCCCTCAACGGCGCCGACCTCAGCGGCAGCGTGACGGCCTTCACCATGTCCGACTTCGGGCGCACCTTCACCAGCAACGGCTCGGGCACCGACCACGGCTGGGGCGCCCACCACCTGGTGGTGGGCGGCGCCGTCAAGGGCGGCGACCTCTACGGGCGCTTCCCCACCGTGGGCCCCGACCTGGGCGCCTTCGTGAACCCCGATTCCCCCTTCAGCGGCGTCTGGATCCCCACCACCGCCGTGGACCAGTACGCCGCCACCCTCGGATCCTGGCTGGGCGTGGGCGCCTCCGACCTCGCCGCGATCTTCCCGAACCTCGCGAACTTCGGGACGGGGGGGAACCCTCTCCTGGGATTCCTCTAA
- a CDS encoding outer membrane protein, producing MRHVLRTLVLLLCAASVAPVFADEPEAKPDRHRWHWHSRDRSEFAWQVQANLPAKELGTALDHTTGLGLGVQWNRYFKDGLSRRTRLEWNVFPEGGPAGTPALKTKASNYVLSFDHLYHFSGSFKGPYVLAGLGGVRWFFDRTPAAGARVSSHTTKLAVTAGAGYRFNRALSAEARYLVSSVDRTYDGNVLQGSVGMKF from the coding sequence ATGCGGCATGTTCTTCGAACCCTCGTCCTCCTCCTCTGCGCCGCCAGCGTCGCGCCCGTCTTCGCCGACGAGCCCGAGGCCAAGCCGGATCGCCACCGCTGGCACTGGCATTCCCGCGACCGGTCGGAATTCGCCTGGCAGGTGCAGGCGAACCTCCCCGCCAAGGAGCTGGGGACGGCCCTGGACCACACCACCGGCCTGGGCCTGGGCGTGCAGTGGAACCGCTACTTCAAGGACGGCCTCTCCCGGCGCACGCGGCTGGAGTGGAACGTCTTCCCCGAGGGCGGCCCCGCCGGGACCCCGGCCCTGAAGACCAAGGCGAGCAACTACGTCCTTTCCTTCGACCACCTCTACCATTTCTCCGGCAGTTTCAAGGGGCCCTACGTCCTGGCCGGCCTGGGCGGGGTGCGGTGGTTCTTCGATCGCACGCCCGCGGCCGGTGCCCGGGTGTCCTCCCACACCACCAAGCTGGCGGTGACCGCGGGCGCCGGCTACCGTTTCAACCGGGCCCTGTCGGCGGAAGCGCGCTACCTTGTGAGTTCCGTGGACCGCACCTACGATGGGAACGTCCTCCAGGGCAGCGTCGGGATGAAATTCTAG